Proteins co-encoded in one Flavobacteriales bacterium genomic window:
- the atpE gene encoding ATP synthase F0 subunit C, protein MEIPAIVGAGLVVIGAGFGIGRIGGSAMDAIARQPEATSKIQTAMIIAAALIEGIGFAALFAV, encoded by the coding sequence ATGGAAATTCCAGCTATCGTAGGTGCAGGATTAGTAGTAATCGGAGCAGGTTTCGGTATCGGTAGAATCGGTGGTTCAGCCATGGACGCTATCGCTAGACAGCCTGAAGCGACTTCTAAAATCCAAACTGCAATGATTATTGCAGCAGCATTAATTGAAGGTATTGGATTTGCGGCATTATTTGCGGTATAA
- a CDS encoding F0F1 ATP synthase subunit B: METLINDFSIGLFIWQTVLFLTLLFLLRKYAWKPILGAVEEREEGIKSALEAADNAKKEMEALNADNERILREAKAERDAILKEAREIKDVIIAEAKTQATVEADKVLTSAREQINNEKLAAITELKNQVADLSIDIAEKILKAELKDNDRQKEMVNNALKEAALS, translated from the coding sequence ATGGAAACTTTAATTAACGACTTTTCAATAGGCTTATTCATCTGGCAGACGGTCTTATTCTTGACGCTGTTATTCTTGTTAAGAAAGTACGCTTGGAAACCTATTTTAGGTGCAGTAGAAGAAAGAGAAGAAGGCATTAAAAGTGCTTTAGAGGCTGCCGACAACGCTAAGAAAGAGATGGAAGCCCTTAATGCTGACAACGAACGCATTTTGCGTGAGGCCAAAGCAGAAAGAGATGCTATCCTTAAAGAAGCAAGAGAAATTAAAGACGTCATTATTGCTGAGGCTAAAACTCAAGCAACAGTAGAAGCCGACAAGGTTTTAACCTCTGCACGTGAGCAAATCAACAACGAGAAGCTCGCCGCTATTACAGAATTGAAAAACCAAGTTGCGGATTTGTCTATTGACATTGCTGAGAAAATATTAAAGGCTGAGCTAAAAGACAACGACAGGCAAAAAGAAATGGTAAACAACGCTTTAAAAGAAGCAGCTTTAAGTTAA
- the atpH gene encoding ATP synthase F1 subunit delta: MRNTRATLRYAKSLLELAKEQSSLDDCKSDMAAVVAICQESRELTLLLKSPVVKTDKKLLIINEIFSSFSPLALAFINLITKKKREALLLDIAERFLLLYKMDKGIESATLTTAVALDDDTRAQVLDFIKQQGVSQVDLTEQVDESLIGGAILRLGDKQLDASVARQIKDLKQSFNKNLYIKDF; this comes from the coding sequence ATGAGAAATACCAGAGCAACATTAAGATACGCTAAGTCTTTATTAGAATTAGCTAAAGAGCAAAGCTCCTTAGACGACTGTAAGTCGGATATGGCGGCGGTAGTTGCTATATGTCAAGAGTCAAGAGAATTAACCCTGCTGTTAAAAAGTCCAGTGGTTAAAACGGATAAAAAACTCCTTATTATAAACGAAATATTTTCCAGCTTTTCTCCTTTAGCATTGGCCTTTATCAACTTAATTACCAAAAAGAAAAGAGAAGCCCTTTTGCTAGATATAGCAGAGCGTTTTTTATTGTTATACAAAATGGACAAAGGCATTGAGTCGGCGACACTAACAACGGCTGTAGCATTAGATGATGATACAAGAGCTCAAGTGTTGGACTTCATCAAACAACAAGGGGTTAGCCAAGTCGATTTAACAGAACAAGTAGATGAAAGTTTAATCGGAGGAGCAATCCTAAGGTTGGGCGACAAACAATTAGACGCCAGTGTAGCGCGTCAGATAAAAGATTTAAAACAATCGTTTAATAAAAACCTTTACATAAAGGACTTCTAA
- the atpB gene encoding F0F1 ATP synthase subunit A, with protein MRRKYSLLALLFTLTISGVTFAHDNHSHSDDHSEVHHVEKDTRTEIKETIAHHLKDSHSFELFHGVSFPLPIILWDDGLHVFMSSAFHHGEAVAESNGNYYFMDHGKIYSTDTEGTLVYDDHHHALNDKPLDLSITKNVFVVMLTCLLLFFLFTALSKSYRKGPIPSGFGRLLEPLVLFIRDDIAIPNIGEKHYKKYMSYLLTVFFFIWFMNLAGMTPLGINVTGNIAVTFALALITYLITQFTANKNYWGHIFWMPGVPVPMKIVLMPIELLGTIIKPFSLMIRLYANITAGHVVLMALIGLVYMAGNVLASGAFYGLTLFLGLIELLVAFLQAYIFTMLTALYFGAAVEEHHDEH; from the coding sequence ATGAGAAGAAAATATAGTTTACTAGCCTTACTATTTACACTTACAATCAGTGGTGTAACATTTGCACACGACAACCACTCTCATTCAGATGATCATTCTGAGGTTCACCATGTCGAGAAAGATACACGTACAGAAATCAAGGAAACTATTGCGCATCACCTGAAAGACTCTCATTCCTTTGAGCTTTTTCACGGTGTTTCTTTTCCATTACCTATCATTTTATGGGATGATGGTTTGCATGTTTTTATGTCCAGCGCTTTCCACCACGGTGAGGCTGTTGCTGAAAGTAATGGCAACTATTACTTTATGGATCACGGTAAAATTTATTCTACCGATACTGAAGGAACCCTTGTTTACGACGACCACCATCACGCCTTAAATGACAAGCCATTAGACTTATCCATCACCAAAAATGTTTTTGTGGTGATGTTAACGTGTCTACTTCTCTTCTTCCTCTTTACTGCCCTTTCTAAATCTTACAGAAAAGGACCAATACCAAGCGGTTTTGGAAGACTGCTAGAGCCTTTGGTTTTGTTTATTAGAGACGATATTGCTATTCCAAACATTGGAGAAAAGCATTATAAAAAATACATGAGTTATTTGCTAACGGTATTCTTTTTCATTTGGTTTATGAACCTTGCTGGAATGACACCGCTCGGCATTAACGTTACAGGAAATATAGCGGTAACCTTTGCTTTAGCATTAATTACCTATTTGATTACACAATTTACAGCCAATAAAAATTATTGGGGACATATTTTTTGGATGCCGGGTGTACCAGTACCTATGAAAATAGTCCTTATGCCTATTGAGTTATTGGGAACAATAATTAAGCCATTTTCATTGATGATTCGTTTGTATGCCAACATTACGGCGGGTCACGTGGTTTTAATGGCGCTTATTGGTTTGGTATATATGGCCGGAAACGTTCTGGCTAGTGGTGCCTTTTATGGTTTGACACTGTTTTTAGGTTTAATAGAGTTGCTAGTAGCATTTCTACAAGCCTATATATTCACTATGCTAACGGCTTTATATTTTGGAGCTGCCGTAGAAGAACATCACGATGAACATTAA